In Chrysemys picta bellii isolate R12L10 chromosome 3, ASM1138683v2, whole genome shotgun sequence, a single genomic region encodes these proteins:
- the CITED2 gene encoding cbp/p300-interacting transactivator 2, giving the protein MADHMMAMNHGRFPDGTSGLHHHPAHRMGMGQFPSPHHHHQQQQHAFSALMGEHIHYGAGNMNANGGIRHAMGPGNVNGGHPPSSMPPTARFNNSQFMAPPVTSQGGPLTASMQLQKLNNQYFSHHPYPHNHYMPDLHPANHPMNGTNQHFRDCNPKHSGSGSGMPPSVPHVPAAMLPPNVIDTDFIDEEVLMSLVIEMGLDRIKELPELWLGQNEFDFMTDFVCKQQPSRVSC; this is encoded by the coding sequence ATGGCAGACCACATGATGGCCATGAATCATGGGCGATTCCCTGATGGAACCAGCGGGCTTCATCACCACCCTGCACATCGAATGGGGATGGGTCAGTTTCCGAGCCCCCATCACCATCACCAACAGCAGCAACATGCCTTCAGCGCCTTGATGGGCGAGCATATACATTATGGAGCTGGAAATATGAACGCAAATGGCGGGATCAGACATGCAATGGGGCCAGGGAACGTGAATGGGGGGCATCCTCCCAGCAGCATGCCTCCCACGGCACGATTTAATAATTCGCAGTTCATGGCCCCCCCTGTTACAAGCCAAGGAGGCCCCTTAACGGCCAGCATGCAGCTGCAGAAGCTAAACAACCAGTATTTTAGCCACCATCCGTATCCTCACAACCACTATATGCCGGACTTGCACCCTGCAAATCATCCGATGAACGGAACAAACCAGCATTTCAGAGACTGCAACCCAAAGCatagcggcagcggcagcggcatGCCTCCTTCAGTTCCCCATGTCCCTGCAGCAATGCTGCCTCCCAATGTCATAGACACTGACTTCATCGATGAGGAGGTGCTCATGTCCTTAGTCATAGAAATGGGTTTGGACCGCATTAAGGAGCTTCCTGAGCTGTGGTTGGGACAGAACGAGTTTGATTTCATGACAGACTTCGTTTGCAAACAACAGCCCAGCAGAGTGAGCTGCTGa